The Mobula hypostoma chromosome 22, sMobHyp1.1, whole genome shotgun sequence genome includes a region encoding these proteins:
- the LOC134336385 gene encoding pyrroline-5-carboxylate reductase 1, mitochondrial-like, with translation MSVGFIGAGQLAFALARGFTAAGVLAAHKIIASSPDPDLPTVGGLRKLGVNFTSSNKEAVQKSDVLFLAVKPPIIPFVLDEIAPDIEDRHLVVSCAAGVTISSIEKKLSAVSQFPKVIRLMTNTPVIVREGATVYATGTHAEVEDGNVLEQLMASVGFCVEVEEDLIDAVTGLSGSGPAYAFTAIDALADGGVKMGLTRRLAVRLGAQALMGAAKMLLESEQHPGQLKDNVCSPGGATIHALHLMESGGFRSLLIDAVEASCIRTRELQSLADQETVPPAAIKKTTLNKVKQNASKAGISLFNHKYPGNKSR, from the exons GTGTCCTGGCTGCACACAAGATTATAGCAAGTTCACCGGATCCTGATTTACCCACTGTTGGAGGCCTGAGG AAACTGGGCGTCAATTTTACCTCAAGCAACAAGGAAGCAGTTCAGAAGAGTGATGTACTGTTTCTGGCTGTTAAGCCACCCATTATCCCTTTTGTGTTGGATGAGATTGCTCCTGACATTGAAGATCGCCACTTGGTTGTGTCGTGTGCTGCTGGGGTCACAATTAGCTCCATCGAGAAG AAACTGTCTGCTGTGAGCCAGTTTCCCAAAGTGATTCGTCTAATGACCAACACCCCGGTGATAGTGCGAGAGGGCGCCACGGTGTACGCCACAGGAACGCACGCAGAGGTGGAGGATGGGAACGTGCTGGAGCAGCTGATGGCCAGTGTTGGTTTCTGTGTGGAGGTGGAAGAGGACCTGATTGATGCGGTCACTGGCCTCAGCGGCAGTGGCCCTGCCTAT GCTTTCACAGCTATTGATGCCTTGGCAGATGGTGGTGTGAAGATGGGTCTCACTCGTAGATTAGCAGTTCGACTTGGTGCTCAAGCATTGATG GGAGCAGCCAAGATGTTGCTGGAGTCTGAGCAGCATCCTGGGCAGCTGAAAGATAACGTGTGTTCGCCAGGCGGTGCGACCATCCATGCCCTTCACTTAATGGAGAGCGGGGGATTCCGCAGTCTCCTTATCGATGCTGTTGAAGCCTCCTGTATAAGaacaag GGAGCTCCAGTCTCTTGCAGACCAGGAAACTGTCCCCCCAGCAGCCATTAAGAAGACCACGCTGAACAAGGTGAAACAGAATGCCTCTAAAGCTGGCATCAGCCTCTTCAACCACAAGTACCCTGGAAACAAGAGTCGTTAA